The following are from one region of the Alicyclobacillus fastidiosus genome:
- a CDS encoding response regulator: MAKILVVDDAAFMRMMIKDILSKNGFEVVGEAADGAQAVERYQELKPDLVTMDITMPEVDGIEALKRIRAIDPQARVIVCSAMGQQAMVIDAIQAGAKDFIVKPFQADRVIEAVQKALR, from the coding sequence TTGGCGAAGATTTTAGTTGTGGACGATGCGGCTTTCATGCGGATGATGATCAAGGACATTCTCTCCAAAAACGGGTTCGAGGTTGTCGGTGAGGCTGCGGATGGCGCACAGGCCGTCGAGCGCTACCAGGAATTGAAACCGGACCTCGTCACGATGGATATCACCATGCCGGAGGTGGACGGGATTGAGGCGCTGAAGCGGATCCGCGCCATTGATCCACAGGCTAGGGTTATCGTATGTTCCGCCATGGGGCAGCAGGCGATGGTGATCGATGCGATTCAGGCTGGGGCAAAGGACTTTATCGTCAAGCCGTTTCAGGCGGATCGCGTCATTGAGGCCGTCCAAAAGGCGTTGCGCTGA